Proteins encoded together in one Aeromonas encheleia window:
- the rimO gene encoding 30S ribosomal protein S12 methylthiotransferase RimO, producing the protein MSNIKQAPKVGFVSLGCPKNLVDSERILTQLRTEGYDVVPSYDDAELVVVNTCGFIDSAVQESLEAIGEALAENGKVIVTGCLGAKENQIREIHPKVLEITGPHAYEEVLGHVHKYVAKPDHNPFTSLVPAHGVKLTPRHYAYLKISEGCNHRCTFCIIPSMRGDLVSRPIGEVLAEAKRLKEAGVKEILVISQDTSAYGVDVKHRTGFYDGMPVKTSMVALCEELAKLDIWVRLHYVYPYPHVDDVIPLMRDGKVLPYLDIPLQHASPRILKLMKRPGTVERTLERIQKWREICPEITLRSTFIVGFPGETEEEFQMLLDFIDKAELDRVGCFKYSPVEGAKANELPDPVAEDVQEERFQRFMELQQRVSIRKLARKVGQEMLVLIDEVDEEGATGRSFADAPEIDGLVYLNGETGLKPGDLVKVRIDEADEYDLWASLVG; encoded by the coding sequence ATGTCCAACATAAAACAGGCCCCCAAAGTAGGATTCGTCTCCTTGGGTTGCCCCAAAAACCTGGTCGATTCCGAGCGCATCCTGACCCAGCTGCGTACCGAAGGGTACGACGTGGTGCCCAGCTATGACGATGCGGAACTGGTAGTGGTCAACACCTGCGGTTTCATCGACAGCGCGGTACAGGAGTCTCTGGAAGCCATCGGCGAGGCCCTCGCCGAGAACGGCAAGGTGATAGTCACCGGTTGCCTCGGCGCCAAAGAGAACCAGATCCGCGAGATCCACCCCAAGGTGCTCGAGATCACCGGCCCCCACGCCTACGAAGAGGTGCTGGGTCACGTCCACAAATACGTGGCCAAGCCGGATCACAACCCCTTCACCAGCCTGGTGCCGGCCCACGGCGTCAAGCTGACCCCCCGTCACTACGCCTACCTCAAGATCTCCGAAGGCTGCAACCACCGCTGCACCTTCTGCATCATCCCCTCCATGCGCGGGGATCTGGTGAGCCGCCCCATCGGCGAGGTGCTGGCCGAGGCCAAGCGCCTGAAAGAAGCCGGCGTGAAGGAGATCCTGGTGATCTCCCAGGACACCTCCGCCTACGGTGTGGACGTCAAGCACCGCACCGGTTTCTACGACGGCATGCCGGTCAAGACCAGCATGGTGGCCCTGTGCGAGGAGCTGGCCAAGCTCGACATCTGGGTACGCCTGCACTACGTCTATCCGTACCCGCACGTGGATGACGTCATCCCGCTGATGCGCGATGGCAAGGTGCTGCCCTACCTCGACATCCCGCTGCAGCATGCCAGCCCGCGCATCCTGAAGCTGATGAAGCGCCCCGGCACCGTCGAGCGCACCCTGGAGCGCATCCAGAAGTGGCGCGAGATCTGCCCCGAGATCACCCTGCGTTCCACCTTCATCGTCGGCTTCCCCGGCGAGACCGAAGAAGAGTTCCAGATGCTGCTGGACTTCATCGACAAGGCGGAGCTGGACCGGGTCGGCTGCTTCAAATACAGCCCGGTGGAAGGCGCCAAGGCCAACGAGCTGCCGGATCCGGTAGCGGAAGACGTTCAGGAAGAGCGTTTCCAGCGCTTCATGGAGCTGCAACAGCGGGTCTCCATCCGCAAGCTGGCCCGCAAGGTCGGCCAGGAGATGCTGGTGCTGATCGACGAGGTGGACGAAGAGGGTGCCACCGGCCGCTCCTTCGCCGATGCCCCCGAGATCGACGGCCTGGTCTATCTGAACGGCGAGACCGGCCTCAAGCCCGGCGACCTGGTCAAGGTCCGCATCGATGAGGCGGACGAATACGATCTGTGGGCCAGCCTGGTAGGCTAA
- a CDS encoding permease has translation MNDWFAMLTQSAWMFLLLAVELSALFLVISAGVSLIRQRLPDEKIQAMLGARRGRGYLISAALGALTPFCSCSTIPMLRGLLSAKAGFGPTLTFLFVSPLLNPIIVGLMWATFGWQVTLLYAVIAAGVSVLASMLLDNLGFERHVIDPKYAKQGGCATNGGASTPESAGMKAAACGASSSIKSLKPVNTTPYCCAPQPEAAASISCGADGTAALTQAPVIPTAFAKARSDAWLQFKEVLPYLLLGVLIGSFIYGFIPAEWIAAHAGADNPLAIPFSAVVGIPLYIRAEAVIPLASVLLDKGMAMGAVMSLIIGSAGASLTEVILLKSIFRTPMILAFLTMILSMAILMGCLTQWLLPF, from the coding sequence ATGAACGATTGGTTTGCCATGCTGACGCAGTCCGCCTGGATGTTTCTGTTGCTGGCCGTCGAGCTGTCGGCGCTGTTTCTGGTGATCAGTGCTGGTGTCAGCCTGATACGCCAGAGGCTCCCCGACGAGAAGATCCAGGCCATGCTGGGGGCACGAAGAGGCAGGGGCTATCTGATTTCGGCGGCGCTGGGGGCGCTGACCCCTTTCTGCAGTTGCTCGACCATCCCCATGTTGCGCGGACTCTTGTCAGCCAAAGCCGGTTTTGGGCCAACCCTGACCTTCTTGTTTGTCTCGCCGCTGCTCAATCCGATCATCGTCGGTCTGATGTGGGCCACCTTCGGTTGGCAGGTGACGCTGCTGTATGCCGTCATCGCAGCCGGTGTCTCAGTGCTCGCGAGCATGCTGCTGGACAACCTGGGGTTCGAACGCCACGTCATAGACCCCAAATATGCCAAGCAAGGGGGCTGTGCCACGAATGGCGGCGCCTCAACCCCTGAGTCAGCCGGTATGAAGGCCGCCGCTTGCGGTGCGAGCAGCTCCATCAAGTCACTCAAACCGGTCAACACGACACCATACTGCTGCGCCCCGCAACCAGAGGCAGCCGCGAGCATCTCCTGCGGCGCCGACGGCACTGCGGCCCTGACTCAGGCGCCGGTGATCCCCACGGCATTCGCCAAGGCGCGCTCCGATGCCTGGCTGCAATTCAAAGAGGTCCTGCCCTACCTGCTGCTGGGAGTGCTGATAGGGTCATTTATCTACGGCTTTATCCCTGCCGAGTGGATAGCCGCCCATGCCGGGGCCGACAATCCCCTGGCCATTCCGTTCAGTGCGGTCGTGGGCATTCCGCTCTATATCCGGGCCGAGGCGGTGATCCCTCTTGCGTCGGTATTACTGGACAAAGGCATGGCCATGGGCGCCGTCATGTCCCTCATCATTGGCAGTGCGGGCGCCAGCCTGACCGAGGTGATCCTGCTCAAGTCGATATTCCGAACCCCTATGATCCTGGCATTTCTGACCATGATCCTGAGCATGGCCATACTGATGGGATGCCTCACTCAGTGGTTACTCCCCTTCTGA
- a CDS encoding ArsR/SmtB family transcription factor: MQLEEVAKALKELGHPTRLFIFKHLVKAGEQGLPVGELQKQLGIPASTLSHHVAALVSVGLVVQMRESRTLYCVSQYGVLEGIIQFLQEECCVNGAHPATPHA; this comes from the coding sequence ATGCAGTTGGAAGAGGTTGCCAAGGCGTTGAAGGAGCTGGGTCATCCCACCCGCCTGTTTATCTTCAAGCACCTGGTCAAGGCGGGTGAGCAGGGATTACCGGTGGGCGAGTTGCAAAAGCAGCTTGGGATCCCGGCCTCGACCCTGAGCCACCATGTCGCGGCGCTGGTGTCGGTGGGGTTGGTGGTGCAGATGCGGGAGAGCCGTACCCTCTACTGCGTCTCGCAATACGGGGTGCTGGAGGGGATCATCCAGTTCCTGCAGGAAGAGTGCTGCGTCAATGGTGCTCATCCGGCGACGCCGCACGCCTGA
- a CDS encoding ArsR/SmtB family transcription factor: MNKETATRVFESLSSGIRLDVWRLLVKAGLEGRVAGELSSELDIAPNTLSFHLKAMLNAGLLSVAQEGRFLRYRANIPLMLDLIGYLTEECCAGHPEACGMMRAESACSPHVLPAQPCCNKE, translated from the coding sequence ATGAACAAAGAGACAGCCACCAGGGTCTTCGAATCGCTCTCTTCCGGCATTCGGCTGGATGTGTGGCGGCTGCTGGTGAAGGCGGGGCTGGAGGGGCGGGTGGCAGGGGAGCTGTCAAGCGAGCTCGACATCGCCCCCAATACCCTGTCGTTTCACCTCAAGGCCATGCTCAATGCCGGCCTGCTGTCGGTGGCGCAGGAGGGGCGTTTTCTGCGCTACCGCGCCAACATTCCCCTGATGCTGGACCTGATCGGTTATCTCACCGAGGAGTGCTGCGCCGGCCACCCCGAGGCGTGCGGCATGATGCGCGCCGAGTCCGCCTGCTCTCCCCATGTTCTGCCCGCGCAGCCCTGCTGCAACAAGGAGTAA